TTGTGTTCCTCAACTCTGATCACACTCAGGCAACGGTACTGTGGGCTTAATACAGTTTATATGTCTGTGTTTTACAGAGATAATGTTGTTTAAAGCCTgcaataatatatttgtgttttaGGTGAATCTGAGTTCTGGTCACAAGTTTGATAAAGATGTTGAGTTGTTTCTGTACTATCAGAATACCCATCAGCCCACTGCTATAGTGGAGGCAGGAGTGACCACTGCAAAACCAGGTACAGACTACAGTACATCAATCTGATAAAAactcaaaaaaattgtataCCTTAAGAACATAATACAATCATTTTTTAGATCTTTACATCAGTCATtgatctctttctctctttcaggTTCTCTGATGAGTGACCCAGTGGTGATGATAAGTTTGTACCCAGAGTTCCCAAaggaagtgatgtcatcatTAGCAACTCGAGGCGAGTTTATTTTTGTGATTGACAGATCAGGCAGTATGGGCTGTATGATGCATAATGGGGAAGGAGCACAGATCCGTATAGAAAGCGCAAAGGTATgagtttataaaatgttatgCATTTTTTCACCAATATTTGAATCTTTCTAAACGCAattaaaaaagacatttaaacCTCTGTacacatctgtctgtctacaggaAACTCTGCTGTTACTGTTGAAGAGTCTGCCCATGGGCTGTTATTTTAATATCTATGGATTTGGCTCTCATTTTGAGTCCTTCTTCCCGTTAGTGACTAGAATCTAAATCATCTATAGTTGTTATTTTGTTATATTCATCTTGTGAGAGGATTTTAATGTTTGTGTCATTGCAGTCAGAGTGTTGTGTACAATCAGGACACAATGGATCAGGCACTGAAGAAAGTCAATGAAATGACAGCAAACATGGGCGGCACAGAGATTTTACAGCCTCTCAAACAAATCTACAGTCAAGCCGGTTACCCTGAACACCCCAGACAGGTGCATCACCTCAAAATACATGAATTTATACAGGAAACCAAACCTGAAGCATTTAAAAAGACTGGAGTTTTCCAAATTTGTCAGGCTTTTCATTTTTCAGAtggttaagtgtcatttgtaaGATATGTTTTCTCTCTGCAGCTGTTTGTCTTCACTGATGGAGAGGTGGGGAACACTAAAGAGGTTCTGGATCTTGTgaaacttcatgctaaatctcAGAGGTACATTTCTCTTAATTTGCATTTCTACTTAATAGCTCATGAGAGTAAATTATTGAAGATTTGATCGATGATTTGTATCTTCAGGTGTTTCTCATTTGGGATTGGTGAGGGTGCAAGTACCGCCCTCATCACAGGAATGGCCAAAGCGGGATCTGGACACGCCCAGTTCATCACAGGCACAGACCGCATGCAACCCAAAGTGCGACTATGGATGAGTTTTAGTTTGAAACCAGAGAGGGTTTGAATCTGTATGACATTGTTTTATTTCTCTTCAAATGTTATCAGGTGATGGAGTCTCTCAGGTTTGCTCTTCAGCCTGCAGTGAACAAGATCTCAGTACAGTGGAAAGTACCAGATGGCATTACTGTTGACACGCTGTCTCCACCCATCAATGTGCTCTTCCAGGGTCAAAGGTCACTCATTTATGCCCAACTTAAAGGACAGGTGAGCACTTTCAGCTTGAGGTTTGTCATTTTATCTTCTGCTCATGGGTTTTTAGGTAAATTGTTTTCATTTCTGTGTCATAGAGTTCAGAAAGCTCTGAAGGATCAGTGATAGTTCAATACAACCTGAAAGATCAACCAGTGACAAACCAGCTTCACTTCTGCCTTAAACCAACTGAGGACACTGGGTAACATAAACAAAGCACAGATTCATCCTGATACAGATTCATTCAAGAACAGTCAGATTCCTTAACCCTTGTGGGTTGTTCCCATTCACTACCCTTTCGGGTTGTTCGTGGACAAAAAGGCCACTGAATTtaacggctgtaaaaatgtatcagtttacatttttttcctatttttttttcataaatctgttaatcaacctcagtactacTCAAAcataccaaatgtttacaaaatgtccatgattttaactctttaattgccaagtggTGTCGCtgattttggaaaaaaaaaattcgctgattttcaatataaaaagtgattgtggactagattttttttcacccttttcacagtcttgggcatgccaaagattggtaaaaacattggctttggtgcatttttagtttttgtgcagcatcagttttcatttttttacaccctcatttactgtttttgccccattgacttccattataacaacattttttgattgcaaagccatgacatcatataatcatatgttttttgcacaggcctactaaagggttaatggtgccacatggtgatcaacagtaaaaatgacaaattttacctcttagcaaaaggaaaaaacaccaacaatatagaatgcatgataataaggtgccatggctctgcaatcaaaacattttgttataatggaagtcaatgggacaaaaatggccacaaacaactaattagggagaaaaaaataaaaactaatgctgcacaaaaactaaaaatgcatcaaagccaacgtttttaccaatctttgacatgcccaagactgtgaaaaaggttttaaaaaatccagtcgacaatcactttttatattgaaaatctgtaattttgtgtgttttttcccatCAAATCAGTGAtaccacttatgaacttggcaattaaagagttaaaatcatggaattgttttaagcatttagtagttttgatcagtactgaaggcgattaacagatttatgaaaaacaaatgtggaaaaaatattcatctgatacatttctacagccgtttaatttagtggccttttttgtCCACGAACAAcccgaaagggtagtaaatttgcccacggtatattgttgagtttttgaaaaatttcaaagcattttctcaaaatatgtgtaaatataagatttgtcaccgaaaatcattccatttgctgaaacacagagaaagttgtggccaaattaaaaccaaaaatggacaaaaatgGCCTTAACAACCCACAAGGGTTAAATCACAATTTTGTAAACTTTTCATCAATGTTTCTGCAGGTTGTCCATCCACCGTCTGGCGGCCCGGTCTCTGATCCGCTGTCTGGAACAGGAGGAGAGGACAGGAGGTGTTGATGTGGAGGATATCAAGAGGAGGATGGTGGAGATCAGTGTTGAAGCAGGAGTTAGCAGTGTTCATACAGCCTTCATTGCCATTAATAAACACAACAGAGAGGCTGTGAAAGGACCTCTGATACAGAGAAGAGTACCAACACAAGGTTTGTCATCTCACCGTTAGATGAAATTACCgttttcatttaatgttttttaccttttacaaaacacatttttttatttta
The DNA window shown above is from Paramisgurnus dabryanus chromosome 23, PD_genome_1.1, whole genome shotgun sequence and carries:
- the LOC135768276 gene encoding von Willebrand factor A domain-containing protein 5A-like — protein: MTTCGLVTKEKHPVPLKSISVEVQVKSHVATVTSTLQYVNEEERHLEALFVFPLPADAAVCHFSAKIGDQEIVAEVQDRQTARDQYDDAVSSGQQAFLLEESKESSDVFSLSVGCLSPGQNADITITYITELSVQADHSLRFCLPAVLNPRYTPAGSDAGIVSGISSCVSVPYTLTLSVHVSSPNPISKLESNCTLDPLVFLNSDHTQATVNLSSGHKFDKDVELFLYYQNTHQPTAIVEAGVTTAKPGSLMSDPVVMISLYPEFPKEVMSSLATRGEFIFVIDRSGSMGCMMHNGEGAQIRIESAKETLLLLLKSLPMGCYFNIYGFGSHFESFFPQSVVYNQDTMDQALKKVNEMTANMGGTEILQPLKQIYSQAGYPEHPRQLFVFTDGEVGNTKEVLDLVKLHAKSQRCFSFGIGEGASTALITGMAKAGSGHAQFITGTDRMQPKVMESLRFALQPAVNKISVQWKVPDGITVDTLSPPINVLFQGQRSLIYAQLKGQSSESSEGSVIVQYNLKDQPVTNQLHFCLKPTEDTGLSIHRLAARSLIRCLEQEERTGGVDVEDIKRRMVEISVEAGVSSVHTAFIAINKHNREAVKGPLIQRRVPTQGLRPMVPKACKMMSVSNRPMPTGCARRSVPNRPMPMMANACARDMSAEVPVRAKMLDTNIVSMEKLERASMPKRQEPDLHKDPLLQLISLQKASGCWELNAALAQVFGKTEDELTNQKPAQVDGSVWATLLSLIWLYGYKIQQQIEWQFVAMKAASWIGSQNVVSLSQCVCDGNHLLGCQVKEETLGI